In Candidatus Woesearchaeota archaeon, one genomic interval encodes:
- a CDS encoding TIGR00269 family protein, translated as MNCDKCKKMAVADNPKYCKEHFIEYFENQVLETIKKYSLIKNKKEKICVAASGGKDSVALLHILHKHKFNIEALAIDEGINGYRDRSLEFLKKFCQDKKIKLTIKTYKKEIGKTTDQLSKKYKPACTVCGTFRRHLLDKHSKKYKKIATGHNLDDESQAILMNIYKAQKKLFARQGPITKEITEFTQKIKPFYFTKEKDIMIYAFLLGLNVDFEECPYAPLSFRAKVRDLLNEEETKNPGTKLNILKHYLTIKKDLQQHNELKKIEKCYLCGSPCTGMMCKVCRLKQEI; from the coding sequence ATGAACTGTGACAAATGCAAAAAAATGGCGGTAGCAGACAACCCTAAATACTGCAAAGAACACTTCATAGAATACTTTGAAAATCAAGTCCTTGAAACAATAAAAAAATATTCTTTAATAAAAAACAAAAAAGAAAAAATATGCGTTGCAGCATCAGGAGGAAAAGACTCAGTAGCACTGCTACACATATTACATAAACATAAATTCAATATAGAAGCACTAGCAATAGATGAAGGAATAAATGGATACCGAGATAGATCATTAGAATTTCTAAAAAAATTTTGTCAAGATAAAAAAATAAAATTAACAATAAAAACATACAAAAAAGAAATAGGAAAAACAACAGACCAATTATCAAAAAAATATAAACCTGCATGTACTGTGTGTGGAACATTCAGAAGACATCTATTAGACAAACATTCTAAAAAATACAAAAAAATAGCAACAGGGCACAACTTAGACGATGAATCCCAAGCAATACTTATGAATATATACAAAGCACAAAAAAAACTTTTCGCAAGACAAGGACCTATAACTAAAGAAATTACAGAATTTACCCAAAAAATAAAACCCTTTTACTTCACAAAAGAAAAAGACATAATGATATACGCATTTCTTCTAGGACTAAACGTAGATTTTGAAGAATGTCCTTATGCTCCACTAAGTTTTAGAGCTAAAGTAAGAGATCTGCTAAATGAAGAAGAAACAAAAAATCCTGGAACAAAATTGAATATACTAAAACATTATTTAACAATAAAGAAAGATTTACAACAACACAACGAACTAAAAAAAATAGAAAAATGCTATTTATGCGGATCACCTTGCACAGGAATGATGTGTAAAGTATGTAGACTCAAACAAGAAATATAA
- a CDS encoding MoaD/ThiS family protein, with translation MKIIIEKTKQEKDIEFIGTAEKLLKELKINKEEVIIAKNGKLITLETKLEENDEIKILSVISGG, from the coding sequence ATGAAAATTATAATAGAAAAAACAAAACAAGAAAAAGACATCGAATTCATTGGAACAGCAGAAAAACTTCTAAAAGAACTAAAAATAAACAAAGAAGAAGTAATAATAGCAAAAAACGGAAAACTCATAACGCTAGAAACAAAACTAGAAGAAAATGACGAAATAAAAATATTAAGCGTTATAAGTGGCGGATAA
- a CDS encoding stage II sporulation protein M, whose amino-acid sequence MVLESIIDPVVAEDKKYRLLWIGALFLFIAVILSLMVFEAYASILVVTLTAIAAVPLMYNIIKLEESKDIKLDNERSILKEHGKALAAFMFLFVGITIATAIIYTALPWETAKTAFSAQTETLQNIRGSVTGNTILEQLVIFEKIFFNNVKVLIFAILFSFIFGAGAIFVLTWNATVIGVAIGNFVRGNLASYAHLVGLDKVANYFTTIGIGLFKYAIHGIPEILAYFTAALAGGIISVAVIRHDFGTPKFEKVILDTANLLLISVCILFIAAVLEVWVTPLIFPF is encoded by the coding sequence ATGGTTTTAGAATCTATCATAGATCCTGTTGTGGCTGAAGATAAAAAGTATAGGCTTCTTTGGATTGGCGCTTTATTTTTGTTTATTGCAGTTATTTTGAGTTTGATGGTTTTTGAGGCTTATGCATCTATTTTAGTAGTTACATTAACGGCCATTGCTGCTGTTCCACTTATGTATAATATTATCAAGTTAGAGGAATCTAAAGATATTAAATTGGATAATGAGCGTTCTATTTTAAAAGAGCATGGTAAAGCTTTAGCTGCATTTATGTTTTTGTTTGTGGGAATTACTATTGCTACTGCAATAATATATACTGCTTTGCCTTGGGAAACTGCAAAGACTGCTTTTAGTGCTCAGACCGAAACTTTACAAAATATCAGGGGAAGCGTTACAGGCAATACTATTTTGGAACAACTTGTTATTTTTGAGAAGATTTTTTTTAATAATGTTAAAGTTTTAATTTTTGCGATTTTGTTTAGTTTTATTTTTGGCGCGGGTGCTATTTTTGTTTTGACTTGGAATGCTACTGTTATTGGTGTTGCTATTGGAAATTTTGTTAGGGGCAATTTAGCTAGTTATGCGCATCTTGTCGGGCTTGATAAAGTTGCTAATTATTTTACAACTATAGGTATTGGGTTGTTTAAGTATGCAATTCATGGAATTCCTGAAATTTTAGCTTATTTTACTGCTGCGCTAGCTGGAGGAATTATTAGTGTTGCAGTTATTAGGCATGATTTTGGCACGCCTAAATTTGAGAAAGTTATTTTAGATACTGCTAATTTGTTGTTAATTAGTGTTTGTATTTTATTTATTGCTGCAGTACTAGAAGTTTGGGTTACACCATTAATATTTCCTTTTTAG
- a CDS encoding OB-fold nucleic acid binding domain-containing protein, which produces MPDIQRQTAYKCNINTVLASRYIQQQGWEPNYLEKNDKKISRVNILAAVVSKENNTITIDDGTGQINLMLFSDHEKAENIDVADIILVIGKPREYNNQRYIVPEILKKIQNTKWIQYRKMELNLDIDNKNHHDNENTQDKLIEKPLKKQIPPLIEIKKPENISQKIVETIRKLDKGDGAEIEQVIDQIKNSDAEKYITLLINEGEIFEARPGKIKILE; this is translated from the coding sequence ATGCCAGATATCCAAAGACAAACAGCATACAAATGTAACATAAACACAGTTCTAGCATCAAGATATATACAACAGCAAGGTTGGGAACCAAATTACTTAGAAAAAAATGACAAAAAAATAAGCAGAGTGAACATACTAGCCGCGGTAGTATCCAAAGAAAACAACACAATAACTATAGATGACGGAACTGGCCAAATAAATCTAATGCTCTTTTCAGACCATGAAAAAGCAGAAAACATAGATGTAGCAGACATAATACTTGTGATAGGAAAACCAAGAGAATACAACAACCAAAGATACATCGTCCCAGAAATACTAAAAAAAATACAAAATACAAAATGGATACAATATAGAAAAATGGAATTAAACTTAGACATAGATAACAAAAACCATCATGATAATGAAAACACACAAGACAAACTAATAGAAAAACCATTAAAAAAACAAATACCTCCTTTAATAGAAATAAAGAAACCTGAAAATATCTCCCAAAAAATAGTAGAAACAATAAGAAAGCTAGACAAAGGAGATGGAGCAGAAATAGAACAAGTAATAGATCAAATCAAAAACTCTGATGCAGAAAAATATATAACACTTCTAATAAACGAAGGAGAAATATTCGAAGCAAGACCTGGAAAAATAAAAATTTTAGAATAA
- a CDS encoding DNA primase: MAKIAQVSAKYIIHAKIFIEGVVDRPDVIGAIFGQTEGLLGADLELRELQKSGRIGRIEVNVDVKGGKTSGEIIIPSSLDKAETSIVGAAIEIIQRIGPCNAKLQVDKIEDIRVSKRAKVIERAKELLKDLMDKSMPDSQELSDEVAHSVRMMEITSYGRENLSAGPGVDESDEVIIVEGRADVLNLLKHGFKNAIAMNGTSVPQTIIELSKEKTITVFVDGDRGGSLITQELMGVAEIDYVTRAPDGKEVEELTKKEIHKALRAKVASEQAKLEMTTDSQRSTSSYSQRSTNSSSASNSQRRPPQSRQSSYSSQRSSSSSSSNSSSSSSQSRSIKKDATADEKKKFQSLIEDLIGTRGAYILDEKLSILGKVPVSELQSTIRSLGSGIYAVVFDGEADKDLINISERASINFIVAMSSQVKDSTRLKIYTVNDL; the protein is encoded by the coding sequence ATGGCTAAAATAGCACAAGTATCAGCAAAATATATCATACACGCAAAAATTTTTATTGAGGGCGTAGTTGATCGTCCGGATGTAATAGGTGCAATCTTTGGACAAACAGAAGGTCTCTTAGGAGCTGATTTAGAACTAAGAGAATTGCAAAAATCTGGAAGAATTGGTAGAATTGAAGTTAATGTAGATGTGAAAGGCGGTAAGACTTCTGGCGAAATAATAATACCGTCAAGTCTTGATAAAGCAGAAACTTCAATTGTTGGAGCAGCAATAGAAATAATCCAAAGAATAGGACCTTGTAATGCGAAATTACAAGTTGATAAAATTGAAGATATTAGAGTTAGCAAAAGAGCTAAAGTTATTGAAAGAGCAAAAGAGCTTCTTAAAGATCTTATGGACAAATCAATGCCAGATTCTCAAGAATTGAGTGATGAAGTTGCTCATTCTGTAAGAATGATGGAGATTACAAGTTATGGCAGAGAAAATTTGAGTGCCGGACCCGGTGTTGATGAGAGCGATGAAGTTATTATTGTTGAAGGAAGAGCGGACGTTTTAAACTTGTTAAAGCATGGTTTTAAGAATGCTATTGCAATGAATGGAACTTCTGTTCCTCAGACAATAATTGAGTTAAGTAAAGAGAAAACAATCACTGTTTTTGTTGATGGTGATAGAGGTGGTTCTTTAATAACTCAGGAATTAATGGGTGTTGCTGAAATTGATTATGTAACAAGAGCTCCTGATGGAAAAGAAGTAGAAGAATTGACTAAGAAGGAAATTCATAAGGCTTTAAGAGCTAAAGTTGCTTCTGAGCAAGCAAAACTTGAAATGACTACTGATTCTCAAAGAAGCACAAGTAGCTATTCTCAGAGGAGCACAAACAGTAGTTCTGCAAGCAATAGTCAAAGAAGACCTCCACAGTCAAGGCAGAGCAGTTATAGTTCTCAACGAAGTTCAAGTTCTTCAAGTTCAAACAGTAGCAGTTCATCATCTCAATCAAGAAGCATTAAAAAAGATGCTACTGCAGATGAGAAGAAGAAGTTTCAGAGTTTAATTGAAGATTTGATAGGCACTAGAGGCGCATATATTTTGGATGAGAAATTAAGTATATTAGGTAAAGTCCCTGTTAGTGAACTTCAAAGCACTATCAGAAGTCTTGGTTCTGGCATTTACGCAGTTGTGTTTGATGGAGAAGCAGATAAGGATCTTATTAATATAAGCGAAAGAGCAAGTATCAATTTTATAGTTGCTATGAGTTCTCAAGTAAAAGATTCGACAAGATTAAAAATATATACTGTAAATGACTTGTAA
- a CDS encoding peptidyl-prolyl cis-trans isomerase, with amino-acid sequence MFLVLVVFGCSTEDKQNESGEINNSEVNNMSNVVVLETNKGNIEIELDRESAPDTVENFLSYVNEGFYDGLVFHRVIKGFMIQGGGFTQEGIQKETKQPIKLESDNGLKNLEGTIAMARTSVPDSATSQFFINTVDNDFLNYAIGPGREGYAVFGKVVKGMDVVKSIEQVSTTTKQGMQDWPVEDVVINKAYVKN; translated from the coding sequence ATGTTTTTGGTTTTGGTTGTTTTTGGTTGTAGTACTGAAGATAAACAAAATGAGTCTGGAGAAATAAATAATTCTGAGGTGAATAATATGAGTAATGTAGTAGTTCTTGAAACCAATAAAGGCAATATTGAGATTGAATTAGATAGAGAATCTGCTCCTGATACTGTAGAAAATTTTTTGAGTTATGTTAATGAAGGATTTTATGATGGATTAGTGTTTCATAGAGTAATTAAAGGGTTTATGATTCAAGGTGGTGGTTTTACTCAGGAAGGAATTCAAAAAGAAACCAAACAACCAATTAAACTAGAGTCTGACAATGGATTGAAAAACTTAGAAGGAACTATTGCTATGGCAAGAACCAGCGTTCCTGATTCTGCGACGAGTCAGTTTTTTATTAACACAGTTGATAATGACTTTTTAAATTATGCTATCGGCCCTGGTAGAGAAGGATATGCTGTGTTTGGAAAAGTTGTTAAAGGAATGGATGTTGTTAAATCTATTGAACAGGTCTCTACAACAACAAAACAAGGCATGCAAGATTGGCCAGTGGAAGATGTTGTTATTAACAAAGCATATGTTAAGAATTAA
- a CDS encoding alpha/beta hydrolase, with translation MQQKITFKDSIGTKLVGILSDPNPEEEKPVIICVHGFIIHKNNSTNTFLKETFDIHNIASFRIDLYGHGESGGKFKEITITKATDGILKAIELMKEKGYKKIGLIGSSFGGISSTIAASKTNDLFVLGLKCPVSNYKDKHLEQKSKEELKNWKEQGYISHKSSRPQDEEKLNYTFFEDYDANDGYKAAENIDIPVVIVHGAKDVDVPVKQSKKISKIFKNCELHIMENATHYFENEGEFEEMIKIISNFVIKHAK, from the coding sequence ATGCAACAAAAAATAACATTCAAAGACTCAATTGGAACAAAGCTTGTAGGAATATTATCAGATCCAAATCCAGAAGAAGAAAAACCAGTAATAATATGTGTTCATGGTTTTATTATTCATAAGAACAATTCTACAAACACATTTCTAAAAGAAACATTTGACATTCACAATATTGCCTCTTTTAGAATTGACCTTTACGGCCACGGAGAAAGTGGCGGGAAATTCAAGGAAATAACAATAACAAAAGCAACTGATGGGATACTCAAAGCTATAGAATTAATGAAAGAAAAAGGATACAAGAAAATAGGATTAATAGGGAGCAGTTTTGGAGGAATAAGCAGCACAATTGCAGCTTCAAAAACAAACGATTTGTTCGTTCTCGGACTAAAATGTCCTGTATCAAACTATAAAGATAAGCACTTGGAACAAAAATCAAAAGAAGAACTCAAAAATTGGAAAGAACAAGGATACATTTCTCATAAATCAAGCAGACCACAAGATGAAGAAAAACTTAACTACACGTTCTTTGAAGACTATGATGCTAATGATGGTTACAAAGCAGCAGAAAACATAGATATTCCTGTAGTAATAGTTCACGGAGCAAAAGATGTTGATGTTCCAGTAAAACAGAGCAAAAAAATATCAAAAATATTCAAGAACTGTGAGCTTCATATAATGGAAAATGCAACACATTACTTTGAGAATGAGGGAGAATTTGAAGAGATGATAAAAATAATCTCTAACTTTGTAATAAAACATGCAAAATGA
- a CDS encoding Fic family protein, whose amino-acid sequence MASIVTKKIKGNEYLYLVDSIREKNKVKQKTIKYIGKKRPIPKEEFDCMKFSYEKKDWVLTDFKDELSYQRHEEMKKASEEYKEHLKSLDKISRQKEKQRFLSIFIANSNAIEGSTMTVKETSRYLFENISPSGSTKKEINMAENLLEAWEYIEENKKRMPTEKDLMILHEKVNKTIEEDRTLGKYKQSQNYVDNQYTTSYLFVDEKMKQLFTWIKKAFKKMNEFEVIFQSHAQFEIIHPFIDGNGRVGRLLMAWFLMNKEFLPIAIRSKRRNKYISALNNTRRGKKQAIVKFCYEEYVTNYEMAN is encoded by the coding sequence ATGGCCAGTATAGTAACTAAAAAAATTAAAGGAAACGAATACTTATACTTAGTTGACTCTATACGAGAAAAAAACAAAGTTAAGCAAAAAACGATAAAATACATAGGAAAAAAAAGACCTATTCCCAAAGAAGAATTTGATTGCATGAAATTCTCATATGAAAAAAAAGATTGGGTACTTACAGATTTTAAAGATGAATTATCTTATCAGAGACACGAAGAAATGAAAAAAGCTTCAGAAGAATACAAAGAACATCTTAAATCTTTGGACAAAATATCGCGACAAAAAGAAAAACAAAGATTCCTAAGCATATTCATAGCAAACAGCAATGCAATAGAAGGATCAACAATGACAGTAAAAGAAACATCCAGATATCTCTTTGAAAACATTTCTCCTTCAGGAAGTACAAAGAAAGAAATAAACATGGCGGAAAATCTTTTAGAAGCATGGGAGTACATCGAAGAAAACAAAAAGAGAATGCCTACAGAAAAAGATTTAATGATTCTGCATGAAAAAGTCAACAAGACAATTGAAGAAGATAGAACATTAGGAAAATACAAACAATCTCAAAATTATGTTGATAATCAATACACAACATCTTACTTATTTGTAGATGAAAAAATGAAGCAGTTATTTACTTGGATAAAAAAAGCATTCAAAAAAATGAATGAATTTGAAGTGATATTTCAAAGTCATGCACAATTTGAAATAATACACCCTTTCATAGATGGAAATGGAAGGGTTGGGAGATTGTTGATGGCTTGGTTTCTGATGAATAAAGAGTTCCTTCCAATCGCAATAAGAAGCAAGAGAAGAAACAAATATATATCTGCACTCAACAACACAAGAAGAGGAAAGAAACAAGCAATAGTAAAATTTTGCTATGAAGAATATGTAACTAATTATGAAATGGCAAATTAA
- a CDS encoding replication factor C large subunit produces MNKNVPWIKKYLPNKTSSVIGQTIQINKLKQAINLHKKGKKGIFLYGGRGNGKTSSVYALAGQENYELIELNASDTRNKDAIESILGSASKQMSLFGTKKIILIDEIEGISGMKDRGGIQSIIKIIKESSFPVIIIGQDAYSDKVKALRKECELIEYKTPEISEIKQVLEKICKEEQIKYEDCALKQLARTSDGDIRAAINDLQTISTGKQKIEMKDLQEISQRKNTQKIEDALTLIFKTTNPEIALSAYDEIEEDLDKIFLWVEENIPKQYLEPETMNNAFQNLSLANVFFGRIRRWQYYRFYVYCYQLLSAGIALSKKEKLTKISKFKPSSKLLKIWIINNANAKKKGIAQKLAQKTHTSQKDAFYSTVPFLQAIFKKNKEEANKISKYLDLTDEEVAWLKTK; encoded by the coding sequence ATGAACAAAAACGTGCCATGGATAAAAAAATATTTACCAAATAAAACAAGTTCTGTTATAGGCCAAACGATACAAATAAATAAATTAAAACAAGCAATAAATCTACACAAAAAAGGAAAAAAAGGCATATTTTTATATGGAGGTAGAGGAAACGGAAAAACCTCTTCAGTATACGCATTAGCGGGTCAAGAAAACTACGAATTAATAGAACTAAATGCATCAGATACACGAAATAAAGACGCAATAGAATCAATACTTGGAAGTGCAAGTAAACAAATGAGTCTGTTTGGAACAAAAAAAATAATACTTATAGATGAAATAGAAGGAATTTCAGGAATGAAAGACAGAGGGGGAATACAATCAATAATCAAAATAATAAAAGAATCTTCCTTTCCCGTAATAATAATAGGACAAGACGCATATTCTGACAAAGTAAAAGCCCTAAGAAAAGAATGCGAACTAATAGAATACAAAACACCAGAAATATCCGAAATAAAACAAGTTTTAGAAAAAATTTGCAAAGAAGAGCAAATAAAATATGAAGATTGCGCACTAAAACAACTAGCAAGAACATCAGACGGAGATATAAGGGCTGCCATAAATGATTTACAAACAATAAGCACAGGAAAACAAAAAATAGAAATGAAAGACTTACAAGAAATTTCTCAAAGAAAAAACACGCAAAAAATAGAAGATGCATTAACACTAATTTTCAAAACAACAAACCCTGAAATTGCATTGTCTGCATACGATGAAATAGAAGAAGACCTAGATAAAATATTTTTATGGGTAGAAGAAAATATACCAAAACAATATTTAGAACCAGAAACAATGAACAATGCTTTTCAAAATTTAAGTTTAGCAAACGTTTTCTTTGGAAGAATAAGGAGATGGCAATATTATAGATTCTACGTATATTGCTATCAACTGCTAAGCGCTGGAATAGCATTAAGTAAAAAAGAAAAACTAACAAAAATCTCAAAATTCAAACCATCTTCTAAACTATTAAAAATATGGATAATAAATAATGCGAATGCAAAGAAAAAAGGAATAGCACAAAAACTAGCACAAAAAACGCACACAAGTCAAAAAGACGCGTTTTACAGCACAGTTCCATTCTTGCAAGCAATCTTTAAGAAAAACAAAGAAGAAGCAAACAAAATATCAAAATACCTAGACTTAACAGATGAAGAAGTTGCATGGCTAAAGACAAAATAA